A section of the Deltaproteobacteria bacterium genome encodes:
- a CDS encoding FAD-binding oxidoreductase, with protein sequence MTLNTTLASTHLDELKSALSADRVLTDSTSLQHYGRDWTRHFDIRPSAIVFPVEADEVVRLVKWARKNHVGLVPSGGRTGLSGGACATNGEVVVSFERMNRILDYNELDRTVRVQPGVVTEALQNFAKANDAYYPVDFAARGSSHIGGNIATNAGGVKVLRYGLTRDWIAGLTVVTGAGELIDLNKGLVKNATGFDLRHLFIGSEGALGFVVEALVRLTSPPKPLTVMILGLSDLDSVMKVFNRFRTQLPLTAFEFFSDVALRTVVAHTHLPKPLGTDCPNYLLIEVENTDASTEASILESFEHCLEAGWVLDGAIAQSEAQSRDFWRLREDISEASAPFTPYKNDVSVTVAKVPEFLAKTDAVLKKGYPDFQVVWFGHIGDGNMHINILKPNGMDRIDFLKRCKGVNADLFKIIAELGGSVSAEHGVGLVKKDDLSNTRSAAEIQIMRQLKSVFDPDGIMNPGKML encoded by the coding sequence ATGACTCTGAACACGACCTTAGCTTCTACCCATTTAGACGAGCTTAAATCAGCGTTGTCAGCGGACCGAGTACTAACAGACTCGACGTCTCTGCAACATTACGGACGCGATTGGACACGCCATTTTGATATTCGACCATCAGCGATCGTGTTTCCCGTCGAAGCGGACGAAGTCGTTCGTCTTGTAAAGTGGGCAAGAAAAAACCACGTGGGTCTCGTTCCCTCAGGCGGGCGCACGGGGCTCAGTGGTGGTGCCTGTGCGACGAACGGCGAAGTGGTTGTCAGCTTTGAACGGATGAACCGGATTCTTGATTACAACGAGCTAGATCGCACGGTGCGGGTTCAGCCTGGAGTCGTCACAGAGGCACTGCAAAATTTTGCTAAAGCCAATGATGCCTACTATCCCGTCGACTTTGCTGCTCGCGGCTCAAGTCACATTGGTGGAAACATCGCCACCAATGCCGGAGGCGTAAAAGTACTTCGCTACGGACTGACGCGCGATTGGATCGCAGGTCTCACAGTTGTCACAGGTGCCGGAGAACTTATTGACTTGAATAAGGGTCTTGTAAAGAACGCGACCGGCTTTGATCTTCGGCACCTCTTTATCGGATCAGAAGGCGCACTCGGTTTTGTGGTCGAAGCTCTTGTGCGGCTTACTTCGCCGCCCAAACCTTTAACTGTTATGATCCTAGGCCTTTCGGACTTAGATTCTGTGATGAAAGTCTTCAATCGCTTTCGCACTCAATTGCCCTTAACGGCTTTCGAATTCTTTTCCGACGTAGCGCTTCGTACCGTCGTTGCTCACACCCACCTACCGAAACCTCTTGGTACCGACTGCCCCAATTACCTTTTGATCGAAGTTGAAAACACGGACGCCTCAACCGAGGCATCAATTCTAGAATCTTTTGAACACTGCCTTGAGGCCGGATGGGTTTTAGACGGTGCAATTGCCCAATCTGAAGCGCAGTCCCGTGATTTTTGGCGTTTACGGGAAGACATATCCGAGGCCTCAGCGCCTTTCACGCCGTACAAGAATGATGTTTCTGTGACCGTCGCCAAAGTTCCTGAATTTCTAGCAAAAACAGATGCCGTTTTAAAAAAGGGCTACCCAGACTTTCAAGTCGTGTGGTTTGGGCACATCGGAGACGGCAATATGCACATTAATATCTTAAAACCAAACGGCATGGATCGCATCGACTTTTTAAAACGCTGCAAGGGCGTCAATGCTGATCTTTTCAAAATCATCGCTGAACTCGGCGGTTCGGTTTCAGCCGAGCACGGTGTAGGCCTTGTGAAAAAGGATGACCTATCGAACACCCGATCGGCTGCTGAAATACAAATCATGCGGCAATTAAAAAGCGTTTTTGATCCAGATGGAATTATGAATCCAGGAAAAATGTTATGA
- a CDS encoding DUF2892 domain-containing protein: protein MKCNVSKTGQVVRLLSGTILTAWAFAGGPSWTWVGVVLAATGAWRLCPIYMALGIRPQGIEAKRHQDS, encoded by the coding sequence ATGAAGTGCAATGTGTCGAAAACCGGTCAAGTCGTCCGCCTACTTTCTGGAACCATCCTAACGGCCTGGGCCTTTGCTGGCGGTCCATCCTGGACCTGGGTCGGGGTCGTGCTTGCGGCAACCGGCGCATGGCGCCTATGCCCGATCTACATGGCTTTGGGAATTCGACCCCAAGGAATCGAAGCGAAACGTCATCAGGACTCGTGA
- a CDS encoding sigma-54-dependent Fis family transcriptional regulator — MANSDSVKPRPTNEVTRRVLIVDDDDLVSASLRLALPSNWSISSCSTAEAALALTRLDGITAVFVDMHLTGNLEKAEGLLVLRHLRSLNPHLEFVAMSGDLDRNLMELGLDSGATRFLAKPIGAEEFLQTLDKIEALARLKEASRFRPDEPRWVGSSAASQEVLRSIAALKAERGPILIEGESGTGKEVAAWLIHRQESGQASRPYIQVNLGAIPESVFESEMFGHVKGAFTGADQNRIGLAEAANGGDLFLDEIEALPAANQAKLLRFLESGEIRRVGARETTKVSVRVLAATNRDLAEMVANGDFREDLMWRVSGKRLKLPALRNRIEDIKELATYFLGLERPRRNKTLTEDAIEVLEKHKWNGNVRELKRLCEQVCLVSPLPIVRAEDVLLALPTGSTDAPKFRSEIDLSLGLVELTARFEAGVIREAVQRWPDLDIAAEKIGISRSSMYKKMKDYGIERL, encoded by the coding sequence ATGGCCAACTCTGATTCCGTTAAGCCTCGACCAACGAATGAAGTTACTCGCCGCGTTCTGATTGTCGACGATGACGACCTCGTCTCGGCATCGCTTCGGCTAGCGCTGCCTTCAAATTGGTCAATTTCTTCCTGCAGCACGGCCGAAGCAGCATTGGCGCTCACGCGGCTCGACGGAATCACAGCGGTTTTTGTCGATATGCATTTGACTGGGAATCTCGAAAAAGCAGAGGGACTGTTGGTTTTGAGACATTTGAGGTCGCTCAACCCGCATCTCGAATTCGTTGCGATGTCCGGCGATCTTGACAGAAATCTGATGGAGCTAGGACTCGATTCCGGCGCTACCCGGTTTCTTGCTAAACCCATTGGCGCAGAAGAATTTCTTCAAACTTTAGATAAAATTGAAGCGCTTGCCCGTTTAAAGGAAGCTTCCCGCTTTCGGCCCGACGAACCCCGGTGGGTTGGAAGCTCGGCAGCCTCCCAAGAAGTTTTGCGATCGATCGCCGCTCTGAAAGCGGAACGAGGTCCGATTTTAATCGAAGGTGAATCCGGAACAGGAAAAGAAGTCGCTGCGTGGTTGATCCATCGACAAGAGTCTGGACAAGCCAGCCGCCCGTACATTCAAGTCAATCTCGGCGCGATTCCCGAATCAGTGTTTGAAAGCGAGATGTTTGGTCATGTCAAAGGCGCCTTCACTGGGGCTGATCAAAACAGAATCGGCCTTGCAGAGGCGGCCAATGGTGGCGACCTTTTCTTAGATGAAATCGAAGCCCTGCCAGCCGCCAATCAGGCGAAGCTTTTAAGATTTTTAGAATCCGGAGAAATTCGCAGGGTCGGCGCACGTGAAACCACCAAAGTATCGGTCCGGGTTCTTGCGGCCACCAATCGCGATCTCGCGGAAATGGTCGCGAACGGCGACTTTCGGGAAGACCTCATGTGGCGAGTCAGCGGAAAACGCCTAAAGCTTCCAGCTCTTCGGAACCGAATTGAGGATATCAAAGAACTCGCTACCTATTTTTTAGGCCTCGAGCGACCTCGTCGCAATAAAACGCTGACCGAGGACGCGATTGAGGTTCTTGAAAAACACAAATGGAACGGAAATGTTCGCGAGCTAAAGCGTCTTTGCGAACAAGTTTGTCTAGTCTCGCCGCTACCAATTGTACGAGCAGAGGATGTGCTGTTAGCGTTACCGACAGGATCCACAGACGCACCAAAATTTCGATCGGAAATCGATCTCAGCCTTGGCCTGGTCGAGCTGACGGCACGTTTTGAGGCCGGTGTAATCCGTGAGGCCGTTCAGAGATGGCCAGATCTGGATATAGCCGCCGAGAAAATAGGAATTTCACGATCTAGCATGTATAAGAAAATGAAAGACTACGGAATCGAGAGACTTTAA
- a CDS encoding Hpt domain-containing protein, whose protein sequence is MSIHDVLAELRKAYLEALPSRADGIEKLLREGKYNEVETEFHKLKGTGKTYGLPEVSQVGEVAERLVEHGSTSAEESVPAAIKVLRKITTSRAAGLPLDLEKDNDFLYLAELAREIHETTAGRNKR, encoded by the coding sequence ATGAGCATTCATGACGTTCTGGCAGAACTTCGAAAAGCTTATCTCGAAGCCCTACCTTCGCGAGCTGACGGGATCGAAAAGCTTCTTCGTGAAGGTAAGTATAATGAAGTTGAAACCGAGTTTCATAAGCTAAAAGGCACTGGAAAAACTTATGGTTTACCAGAGGTCAGCCAAGTCGGCGAAGTTGCAGAACGCCTCGTTGAACATGGCTCGACTTCGGCAGAGGAGTCCGTACCTGCCGCTATCAAAGTTTTACGCAAAATTACGACATCCCGCGCCGCAGGCCTTCCTCTTGATCTCGAGAAAGACAACGATTTTCTATATCTCGCGGAGCTCGCCCGCGAAATTCATGAAACTACTGCCGGCCGAAATAAAAGATAA
- a CDS encoding response regulator transcription factor → MTMHILLAEDDPSVSIVIQISLEKIGGHTVELVGDGAAAVSMATRQAFDLIILDGMMPIKSGLQAAAEIRQAGIVTTPIIFLSAKNDERDIKAFLGLATGFIPKPFEPTEICARIDSILNSQSQGAG, encoded by the coding sequence ATGACGATGCATATCTTGCTTGCTGAAGACGATCCGTCCGTGTCGATCGTCATTCAAATAAGCCTCGAAAAAATTGGCGGTCATACCGTCGAGCTAGTGGGCGATGGCGCAGCGGCTGTCAGCATGGCAACCCGCCAGGCATTTGATTTGATTATTTTAGATGGCATGATGCCGATAAAATCGGGCCTTCAAGCAGCGGCCGAAATTCGCCAGGCCGGTATTGTAACCACGCCCATCATTTTTCTTAGTGCGAAAAACGACGAGCGAGACATCAAGGCGTTTCTTGGCTTGGCGACGGGGTTCATCCCTAAGCCCTTCGAACCGACAGAGATTTGCGCGCGGATTGACTCTATTCTGAACAGTCAGTCACAGGGGGCTGGTTGA
- a CDS encoding response regulator: MMEELQPRILIVDDEPDILDVLTDQLRGLIIEIDGFKIPLAFQTAENGLVALELLKGSRFDVVVSDIRMPALDGLELVTQLQKIEPATKVILISGHADKAMAIRAIRLGVFDLIEKPWHSEQIREAVKASAELGYRRRISEIEFEKKMARYAASMPPDRYEQFRNALRTIMLNDSSSKTKKSE; encoded by the coding sequence ATGATGGAAGAACTTCAACCGCGAATTTTAATAGTCGACGACGAACCTGACATTCTCGATGTTCTCACGGACCAATTGCGAGGATTGATCATCGAAATTGATGGATTCAAAATTCCACTCGCCTTCCAAACTGCAGAAAACGGTTTAGTTGCACTCGAGCTTTTAAAAGGGTCAAGATTTGACGTAGTCGTCTCGGACATTCGCATGCCTGCATTAGATGGTCTCGAACTGGTCACTCAGCTTCAAAAGATCGAACCTGCGACCAAAGTGATTTTGATTTCCGGCCACGCCGATAAGGCGATGGCTATTCGCGCAATCCGCCTTGGAGTTTTTGATTTGATTGAAAAGCCCTGGCACAGCGAGCAAATTCGCGAAGCCGTGAAAGCATCCGCAGAACTCGGTTACCGACGCCGGATTTCGGAAATAGAGTTCGAAAAAAAGATGGCACGATATGCGGCCTCGATGCCGCCTGATCGCTATGAGCAATTTCGAAATGCCTTACGCACCATCATGCTAAATGACAGCTCATCGAAAACTAAAAAGTCAGAATAA
- a CDS encoding response regulator, which yields MAKILLVDDDRDFLEIAAKLLAFAKIDVVLCTSAMEALEQARELEFDVVITDANMQPHSGYDLIRSIKQIPTYDLIPIAMITGRREKRDVERALAVGAQDYIVKPIDPERFIKKVTELISQSEQARKAARFGEVQMEEVAKCSVAIVISGISESGVLLDSDHKLLEGTVLNLDAEIFDRIGIPRPQAKVKSCTPGSVEKTFEIRASFHALDDRSLGKVRQFIQAKAAQSKKGTKAA from the coding sequence ATGGCAAAGATATTACTGGTCGATGACGATCGAGACTTTTTAGAAATCGCTGCAAAGCTTTTGGCCTTCGCCAAAATCGATGTCGTACTTTGCACCAGTGCAATGGAAGCGCTCGAGCAAGCCCGAGAGCTCGAGTTCGATGTTGTCATCACTGATGCCAACATGCAGCCACATTCTGGATACGATCTCATACGCTCGATAAAACAAATTCCAACCTATGACCTGATTCCAATTGCGATGATCACTGGTCGCCGCGAAAAGCGAGATGTCGAACGTGCACTCGCCGTCGGAGCGCAGGACTATATCGTGAAGCCGATCGACCCCGAGCGCTTTATCAAAAAAGTGACAGAACTGATTTCGCAAAGTGAACAAGCTCGCAAAGCAGCCCGCTTTGGGGAAGTTCAAATGGAAGAAGTCGCCAAATGTTCTGTTGCGATCGTAATTAGCGGGATTTCGGAATCTGGCGTGCTTCTAGATTCTGATCATAAACTTCTCGAGGGAACCGTACTCAATCTGGATGCAGAGATTTTTGATCGCATTGGAATTCCGCGTCCGCAGGCGAAAGTGAAAAGCTGCACTCCGGGATCGGTAGAAAAAACATTCGAAATTCGCGCGAGCTTTCACGCTCTCGATGATCGAAGCCTTGGCAAGGTCCGCCAATTCATTCAGGCCAAGGCAGCACAGAGCAAAAAGGGAACAAAGGCAGCATGA
- the serA gene encoding phosphoglycerate dehydrogenase — translation MRKKSKLRIVLLEAIHPGAKFTLESAGYEVELLPDSPSGAALDAALASANVVGIRSKTQLTADVLKRHPQIELIGCFCIGTDQVDTKRAGILGIPVFNAPHSNTRSVAELVIAEIVALSRQLGDRNTNAHKGVWTKSADGAHEVRGKTLGIVGYGHIGSQVSVLAEAFGMKVLFYDVVKKLPLGNSQAANKLIDLLKVSDFVSLHVPDTNQTKGMIGEKEIGAMKDGAALINASRGTVVDIDVLAKAIRSGALSGAAIDVFPDEPANNKQKFVSPLQGLPNVILTPHIGGSTLEAQESIGLEVAQSFISFLTRGTTTGAVNFPTIDLAMVHEGAHRIINVHKNVPGVLGEINSIISDHGANILAQGLATDSAVGYLITDVSGAKGDQLVADVSNLKTSLRTRLLV, via the coding sequence ATGCGAAAAAAGTCGAAACTGCGTATTGTATTGTTAGAGGCGATCCACCCCGGTGCGAAATTCACCTTGGAAAGTGCTGGTTATGAAGTTGAACTGTTGCCAGATTCCCCCTCGGGAGCCGCACTCGATGCGGCGTTAGCTTCGGCGAACGTCGTTGGTATTCGGTCAAAAACGCAGCTGACTGCGGACGTCCTGAAGCGCCATCCTCAAATTGAGCTCATCGGCTGCTTTTGTATCGGCACCGACCAGGTTGATACCAAGCGCGCCGGAATCTTAGGAATTCCTGTTTTCAATGCGCCACATTCAAACACGCGAAGTGTCGCAGAACTTGTGATCGCTGAAATCGTGGCACTTTCGCGGCAACTTGGCGACCGCAACACGAATGCACATAAAGGCGTGTGGACGAAGTCGGCTGATGGTGCCCATGAGGTGCGCGGCAAAACATTGGGGATTGTCGGTTACGGGCACATTGGCAGCCAAGTGAGTGTGTTGGCGGAGGCCTTCGGTATGAAGGTTTTGTTTTATGACGTCGTCAAAAAACTCCCGCTTGGCAATTCTCAAGCTGCTAACAAGCTGATCGATCTGCTGAAGGTTTCTGATTTTGTGAGCCTCCATGTTCCCGATACAAATCAAACCAAGGGCATGATTGGCGAAAAAGAAATCGGTGCGATGAAAGACGGCGCAGCACTTATTAATGCCAGCCGGGGGACAGTCGTTGATATTGACGTTTTGGCGAAGGCAATTAGGTCCGGAGCACTTTCCGGTGCGGCGATTGACGTTTTTCCCGACGAGCCTGCCAACAATAAACAAAAGTTTGTCAGCCCTTTGCAGGGCCTTCCAAATGTGATTCTCACTCCGCATATTGGCGGAAGCACGCTTGAGGCTCAAGAATCGATTGGATTAGAAGTCGCGCAGAGTTTTATTTCCTTTTTGACCAGAGGAACTACGACGGGGGCCGTAAACTTTCCGACCATTGATCTCGCCATGGTCCACGAAGGTGCGCACAGAATAATTAACGTTCATAAAAATGTGCCGGGAGTCTTAGGCGAAATTAACTCAATTATTTCTGATCACGGAGCGAACATCCTCGCGCAAGGCCTCGCAACGGATAGCGCCGTCGGCTATCTCATTACAGACGTGTCGGGAGCCAAAGGGGATCAGTTGGTTGCTGATGTCTCTAATTTGAAGACCAGCCTTAGGACTAGGCTTTTGGTTTAG
- a CDS encoding response regulator — protein sequence MVELLIVEDEEEILDLLLTILGDLRVSVDGVARAVRLTPARNGKQALDLILKNWYDAILSDIHMPVMDGLDLLANLRGLGKEIPLVFLTGFGDKEHAVRALRLGCFDFLDKPFDVARLRAVVHRATEVGFRGRDLEQALELKLLPFAHLPADRYRQLRLVFRSMLIIEHHGMKTDAAKSPAEPPPTSLQSLLDQQVAQKPIRNKRSSVKPKPKKKSVKRAA from the coding sequence ATGGTAGAACTCCTCATTGTCGAGGATGAAGAAGAGATTCTTGATCTTCTTTTAACAATTTTAGGCGACCTCCGTGTTTCGGTGGATGGGGTTGCCCGTGCTGTGCGGCTGACTCCAGCCCGCAATGGCAAACAGGCTTTAGACCTCATTTTGAAAAATTGGTACGATGCTATTCTTTCGGACATCCACATGCCGGTCATGGACGGGCTCGACTTACTCGCAAACCTGCGCGGGCTCGGAAAAGAAATTCCACTCGTTTTCTTGACTGGTTTCGGCGATAAAGAACACGCTGTTCGAGCGCTTCGCCTTGGATGTTTTGATTTTCTCGACAAGCCGTTTGATGTCGCTCGCTTGCGAGCCGTTGTTCATAGGGCTACTGAAGTCGGGTTTCGCGGTCGCGATTTGGAGCAAGCGCTGGAGCTAAAACTATTGCCGTTCGCGCATCTCCCAGCTGATCGCTATCGTCAGCTGCGTCTTGTTTTTCGCTCAATGCTGATTATCGAACACCACGGGATGAAGACTGATGCGGCGAAGTCGCCAGCCGAACCTCCGCCGACATCCTTGCAAAGTCTTCTTGATCAACAGGTTGCACAAAAGCCGATACGAAATAAACGCTCGTCCGTAAAACCGAAGCCGAAAAAAAAATCGGTTAAACGAGCTGCCTAA